A single genomic interval of Mucilaginibacter robiniae harbors:
- a CDS encoding TAT-variant-translocated molybdopterin oxidoreductase, which yields MESNKKYWKGLEELNNTPEFVESNKHEFAESLPIEEVLSGNGLAGKTPRRDFLKTLGFGIGAVSLAACQKVPVHKSIPYLIKPEEVTPGVANYYVSSYKGHSLLVKTREGRPIKIEGNPNDVLSKGGVNAQVQASILNLYDATRLKGPMQDNGDVAWSQLDEYVKAELTALKASGKAIYLVSSTINSPSTLRAIADFTAAYPATKHITYDAVSYTGIIQANQNSFGKAVLPHYRFDNADVIVSFGADFLGSWISQAEFMSQYASKRTWKQVDEGKKMSRHIQFESRMSLTGSNADVRIPIKVSEEGPALVNLYNAIAGTTLPGTKKLNNAIAENAIAIAAKELLNAKGRALVVSGSNDVATQVLVNAINSLLGSYGTTIDLDNPSYQYAGNDNDIVALMEQMKGGAVGAVLFMGANPVYDYYQSSAFADALKKVRLKVSFAGHADETGAECNILAPTHNYLESWGDENPIEGYYTVVQPTINPVYDTRQAEQSLLIWANAPVKDYYTYVRNTWNTTLLAKGNLAGQGGWEALLQSGFVKAANKPATTYTFSRDLNAVAQTILAQSAKVAADQGKLELQVYESNTIGDGNYANNPWLQELPDPVSKVTWDNFVSMAPKTANDLKIEEGDLVNIKANNYSAQLPVLLQPGQAQGTISIELGYGRTKCGKVGEGVGRNAFPYRSFVNGTFQGNLVAEIEKVGGDKVILAQTQTHHSYEGRDVIRETTLQEFVKNPEKALGKGEKHKTYDLWDEYEYPQYNWVMAIDLNACTGCGACVVACNVENNIPVVGRDEVRRRREMHWIRIDRYYSFDNKGETVTKEKEIDKLDNLDHVSVTYQPMLCQHCDHAPCETVCPVLATTHSSEGLNQMTYNRCVGTRYCANNCPYKVRRFNWFNYWNDSRFENYLQNDYTELVLNPDVTTRFRGVMEKCSLCVQRIQAGKLQAKLQKRPLKDGDIKVACQQTCPTNAIVFGNVNDPNSEVAKALKSERTYYVLEELNVKPGIGYQAKVRNRTATEA from the coding sequence ATGGAAAGCAATAAAAAATACTGGAAAGGTTTAGAAGAGCTGAACAATACCCCGGAGTTTGTTGAATCAAACAAACACGAATTTGCTGAGTCTCTTCCGATTGAGGAAGTTTTAAGCGGCAATGGTCTTGCCGGTAAAACACCGCGCCGCGACTTTTTGAAAACTTTAGGTTTTGGTATCGGTGCAGTTTCACTGGCTGCTTGTCAAAAAGTTCCGGTTCATAAATCAATTCCTTACTTAATTAAACCTGAAGAGGTAACTCCAGGTGTAGCTAACTACTACGTATCTAGCTACAAAGGACATTCACTTCTGGTTAAAACCCGTGAAGGTCGTCCAATCAAAATTGAAGGTAACCCGAACGATGTACTGTCTAAAGGCGGTGTAAATGCTCAGGTGCAAGCTTCAATACTTAATTTATATGATGCAACCCGCCTAAAAGGGCCAATGCAGGATAATGGAGATGTAGCTTGGTCGCAACTGGATGAGTATGTAAAAGCTGAGCTGACTGCATTAAAAGCTAGTGGTAAAGCTATTTATTTAGTTTCATCAACTATCAACAGCCCTTCTACACTGCGTGCTATTGCTGACTTTACTGCGGCTTATCCAGCTACTAAACATATAACTTATGATGCGGTATCCTATACCGGCATCATTCAGGCTAATCAAAACAGCTTTGGTAAAGCCGTATTACCACACTATCGTTTTGATAATGCTGATGTAATTGTAAGCTTTGGTGCAGATTTCCTAGGTTCTTGGATTTCACAGGCTGAGTTTATGAGCCAATATGCGTCAAAACGTACCTGGAAACAAGTTGACGAAGGCAAAAAGATGTCTCGCCATATCCAGTTTGAAAGCCGCATGAGCTTAACTGGTAGTAACGCCGACGTTCGTATTCCGATTAAAGTTTCTGAAGAAGGCCCAGCTTTAGTTAACCTGTACAACGCCATTGCAGGCACTACTTTACCAGGTACTAAAAAGCTGAACAATGCTATAGCTGAAAATGCTATTGCCATTGCTGCTAAAGAACTGTTGAACGCTAAAGGCCGTGCCTTAGTGGTATCAGGCTCAAATGATGTAGCTACACAAGTATTGGTTAATGCTATCAACTCTTTACTGGGCAGCTACGGTACTACTATCGATTTAGATAATCCATCATACCAATACGCTGGTAATGATAATGATATTGTGGCTTTGATGGAGCAAATGAAAGGCGGTGCAGTAGGTGCCGTGTTATTCATGGGCGCAAATCCGGTTTATGATTACTATCAAAGCAGTGCATTTGCTGACGCATTAAAGAAAGTACGTTTAAAAGTATCTTTCGCAGGTCATGCTGATGAAACTGGTGCAGAGTGTAACATCTTAGCTCCAACACATAATTACCTTGAATCATGGGGTGACGAAAACCCAATTGAAGGTTACTATACCGTTGTTCAGCCAACCATCAACCCGGTATATGATACCCGCCAAGCTGAGCAAAGTTTACTGATTTGGGCTAATGCTCCGGTAAAAGATTATTATACCTACGTACGCAACACCTGGAACACTACATTGCTGGCCAAAGGCAATTTAGCCGGACAAGGTGGTTGGGAAGCGTTGCTGCAAAGCGGCTTTGTTAAGGCTGCTAATAAACCAGCAACTACTTACACCTTTAGCCGTGATTTGAATGCAGTAGCACAAACCATTTTGGCTCAAAGTGCTAAAGTAGCGGCCGACCAAGGTAAATTAGAGTTGCAGGTATATGAAAGCAACACTATTGGTGATGGTAATTATGCCAATAACCCTTGGTTGCAGGAGTTACCTGATCCGGTATCAAAAGTTACCTGGGATAACTTTGTATCCATGGCTCCTAAAACAGCCAACGATCTGAAAATTGAAGAAGGCGATTTAGTTAACATTAAAGCCAATAATTATTCAGCACAATTACCTGTGTTGCTGCAACCGGGTCAGGCTCAAGGCACCATTTCAATTGAATTAGGTTATGGCCGTACCAAATGTGGTAAAGTAGGCGAGGGTGTAGGCCGTAATGCTTTCCCGTACCGTTCTTTTGTTAATGGCACTTTCCAAGGTAACTTGGTAGCTGAAATTGAGAAAGTTGGTGGTGATAAAGTAATTCTGGCACAAACACAAACACACCACTCTTACGAAGGTCGTGATGTAATACGTGAAACTACACTGCAAGAATTTGTTAAAAATCCTGAAAAAGCGTTAGGTAAAGGCGAAAAGCATAAAACTTACGATTTGTGGGATGAATACGAGTACCCACAATATAACTGGGTAATGGCTATCGACCTGAATGCTTGTACAGGTTGTGGCGCTTGTGTGGTTGCTTGTAATGTTGAAAATAATATTCCGGTTGTAGGTCGTGATGAGGTTCGTCGTCGTCGTGAAATGCACTGGATTCGTATCGACCGTTACTACAGCTTTGACAACAAAGGTGAAACTGTAACCAAAGAGAAAGAGATTGATAAGTTAGATAACCTGGATCACGTATCGGTAACTTACCAACCGATGTTGTGCCAGCATTGTGATCATGCTCCTTGCGAAACAGTGTGCCCGGTATTAGCTACCACACACTCTTCAGAAGGCTTGAACCAAATGACTTATAACCGTTGCGTAGGTACACGTTATTGCGCGAACAACTGTCCATACAAAGTACGTCGTTTCAACTGGTTCAATTACTGGAACGATTCACGTTTCGAAAACTACCTGCAAAATGATTACACCGAGCTGGTATTGAATCCAGATGTAACTACACGTTTCCGCGGTGTAATGGAAAAATGTTCTTTATGCGTACAGCGTATTCAAGCTGGTAAATTACAAGCTAAACTGCAAAAACGTCCGTTGAAAGATGGTGACATTAAAGTAGCTTGTCAGCAAACCTGCCCAACTAACGCTATCGTTTTTGGTAACGTAAATGATCCAAACTCTGAAGTAGCTAAGGCGTTAAAGAGTGAAAGAACATACTATGTACTGGAAGAATTAAACGTGAAACCAGGTATTGGTTACCAGGCAAAAGTTAGAAACAGAACTGCAACAGAGGCTTAA
- a CDS encoding c-type cytochrome — protein MSLAAHAQGDAAKGEALYKANCTSCHKIDQRLTGPPLGSTISSETDDKWLIKWIQNNQALIAAKDPKALKIYNEYNQQGMNVFTNLSDGDVTNIITYVRAEWKKMQAAPAAGAAAGTGAAAASETGPSSTLILGLIGVIIVAFIIILVLNRVIGTLERVLLKRKDLLPEEETVTTEGVAVDRFALVKQLAKNKKLVFFLILAGTVALGSWSWVTMWNTNVHQGYQPVQPIKYSHELHAGVMKINCQYCHSPAYKGKNATIPSLNICMNCHKVVKTESPEIHKIYDALGYDPQTQKYDTTKARPIQWVRIHNLPDLVYFNHSQHVKVGGLQCQTCHGPIQTMKEVYQYSPLTMKWCIQCHRRTEVNGKGNAYYDNILKLHDKLKKGEKVTEAMMGGTECAKCHY, from the coding sequence ATGAGCTTAGCTGCCCATGCGCAGGGCGATGCGGCTAAAGGCGAAGCTTTGTACAAAGCCAACTGTACCTCGTGTCACAAAATTGATCAGCGGCTTACCGGTCCTCCGCTGGGTTCAACTATATCATCAGAAACTGATGACAAGTGGTTAATCAAGTGGATTCAGAATAACCAAGCATTAATTGCTGCAAAGGATCCTAAAGCACTTAAGATTTATAATGAGTACAACCAACAAGGCATGAACGTGTTCACGAACTTGTCTGATGGTGATGTAACTAACATTATCACTTACGTTCGTGCTGAGTGGAAGAAAATGCAAGCTGCTCCTGCCGCTGGAGCTGCTGCCGGAACAGGTGCCGCTGCTGCTTCAGAAACCGGACCAAGCAGTACTTTGATTTTAGGCTTAATCGGCGTTATCATTGTTGCCTTTATTATTATACTGGTATTAAACCGTGTAATTGGCACTTTAGAACGTGTTCTGCTAAAACGTAAAGATTTACTGCCAGAAGAAGAAACGGTAACTACTGAAGGTGTTGCAGTTGATCGCTTTGCTTTAGTTAAGCAATTAGCTAAAAACAAAAAGCTGGTATTCTTCCTGATCTTGGCGGGTACAGTAGCTTTAGGTAGCTGGAGCTGGGTAACTATGTGGAACACCAATGTTCACCAAGGTTATCAGCCAGTACAGCCTATCAAATACTCTCACGAGTTGCATGCCGGCGTAATGAAAATCAATTGTCAATACTGCCACAGTCCGGCTTATAAAGGTAAAAACGCAACCATTCCATCGTTAAATATATGTATGAACTGTCACAAGGTGGTTAAAACCGAGTCGCCAGAAATTCATAAGATCTATGATGCATTGGGTTATGATCCGCAAACACAGAAATACGATACTACTAAGGCTCGTCCTATTCAGTGGGTACGTATTCACAACCTGCCTGATTTGGTTTACTTCAACCACTCACAGCACGTAAAAGTAGGTGGCTTACAATGCCAAACCTGCCACGGCCCTATCCAGACCATGAAAGAGGTGTACCAATATTCACCGCTTACCATGAAATGGTGTATTCAGTGCCACCGTCGTACTGAAGTAAACGGGAAAGGTAACGCTTATTATGACAATATCTTGAAATTGCATGATAAGCTGAAAAAAGGTGAAAAGGTAACAGAAGCCATGATGGGCGGTACCGAGTGTGCTAAATGCCACTATTAA
- a CDS encoding deoxyhypusine synthase family protein, protein MSTTKGPISAFIERNYLHFNAAALVDAAKGYEAHLLEGGKMMVTLAGAMSTAELGISLAEMIRQDKIAIISCTGANLEEDIMNLVAHSHYKRVPNYRDLSPQDEWDLLENHYNRVTDTCIPEEEAFRRLQKHIHQIWKDADDKGERYFPHEYMYKILLSGELEQYYEIDPKNSWMLAAAEKNLPIVVPGWEDSTMGNIFASYVIKGQIKATTMKSGIEYMGWLADWYVQNSEGKGIGFFQIGGGIAGDFPICVVPMLYQDMEMENIPFWSYFCQISDSTTSYGSYSGAVPNEKITWGKLDIHTPKFIVESDATIVVPLIFAWILNQ, encoded by the coding sequence ATGAGTACAACAAAAGGACCAATATCAGCATTTATTGAGCGCAATTACCTGCATTTTAATGCTGCAGCTCTGGTTGATGCCGCTAAAGGCTATGAAGCCCACCTGCTGGAAGGCGGAAAAATGATGGTGACCCTGGCTGGTGCTATGAGTACAGCCGAATTGGGTATTTCATTAGCCGAAATGATCCGTCAGGATAAAATTGCTATAATTTCCTGTACTGGTGCCAACCTGGAAGAGGATATTATGAACCTGGTAGCTCACTCACATTACAAACGTGTGCCGAACTACCGCGATTTAAGTCCGCAGGATGAATGGGATTTACTGGAAAACCACTATAACCGTGTAACTGATACTTGCATTCCGGAAGAAGAAGCTTTCCGCCGTTTACAAAAGCATATTCATCAGATTTGGAAAGATGCTGATGATAAAGGTGAGCGTTATTTTCCGCATGAGTACATGTACAAAATATTACTGAGCGGTGAGTTGGAGCAGTACTATGAAATTGATCCTAAAAATTCATGGATGCTGGCTGCTGCTGAAAAGAATTTACCTATTGTAGTACCAGGATGGGAAGATTCAACCATGGGTAACATATTTGCATCTTACGTAATTAAAGGTCAAATCAAAGCCACTACCATGAAAAGCGGTATCGAATATATGGGCTGGTTGGCTGATTGGTATGTGCAAAACTCAGAAGGTAAAGGCATTGGCTTCTTTCAGATTGGCGGTGGTATAGCCGGCGATTTCCCAATCTGTGTAGTGCCTATGCTTTATCAAGATATGGAAATGGAAAATATTCCTTTCTGGAGTTACTTCTGCCAAATTTCTGACTCTACAACTTCTTACGGTTCGTACTCTGGCGCTGTACCTAATGAAAAAATTACATGGGGTAAGCTGGATATCCATACACCTAAGTTTATTGTTGAGTCTGACGCTACAATTGTAGTCCCTTTGATATTTGCTTGGATACTTAACCAATAA
- a CDS encoding BamA/TamA family outer membrane protein, producing MKRLSFLLALFVFFQSAQAQPRFIPKFIRHMLFEKDSSRNGSFFLLPAFSSAPETGLELGASSLYSFYSDKTDKSTRVSQLFAYATFTTKGQQRLSLSSNYWTPQNRYHYTGSISYINFPFDFYGIGNSTSKEDKEHVSQKRLKLDFSGQKKLSPHLYAGYVFGGYDYQYQIPNTGKNFELELTPADRNGGSGVYAGPTLVFDTRNNNTYTTRGIIINSYLNIMHGLFAEHNYQGSYFNAEYAQFFALHKRLVLGLDIQEQSLLGSQSPFYLLPVLGNDEMMRGYYNGRYRDRNLIAGQTELRYRLNDRFGIVGFAGTGTVFHNSFSFNDLKPNYGGGLRYFFDTEKGLTMRFDYGFGEKRPGEARQSGLYLSLGEAF from the coding sequence ATGAAAAGACTGTCTTTTTTACTGGCGCTGTTTGTGTTCTTTCAATCTGCACAAGCGCAACCTCGCTTTATACCTAAATTTATAAGGCATATGCTGTTTGAGAAAGACAGCAGCCGTAATGGAAGCTTTTTCTTGCTTCCAGCGTTCAGCTCGGCGCCCGAAACCGGTTTGGAGTTAGGCGCCTCGAGTTTGTACTCGTTTTATAGTGACAAAACAGATAAAAGTACACGTGTTTCACAGCTATTTGCTTATGCCACCTTTACCACCAAAGGGCAGCAACGTTTAAGCCTTTCCAGCAATTACTGGACACCACAAAACCGTTACCATTATACAGGAAGCATTAGTTACATTAATTTTCCATTTGATTTTTATGGTATTGGCAATAGCACCAGCAAGGAGGATAAAGAACATGTAAGCCAAAAGCGATTGAAACTTGATTTTTCAGGGCAGAAAAAATTATCACCTCATTTGTATGCGGGTTATGTGTTTGGTGGATATGACTACCAATATCAAATACCAAATACCGGCAAAAACTTTGAATTGGAACTTACCCCTGCCGACAGAAACGGCGGTTCGGGAGTATATGCCGGCCCTACCCTAGTGTTTGATACACGTAATAACAACACTTATACCACTCGTGGCATCATCATTAACAGCTACCTGAATATTATGCATGGCCTGTTTGCCGAACATAATTATCAAGGCAGCTATTTCAATGCCGAGTACGCCCAGTTTTTTGCTTTACATAAACGTTTAGTTTTAGGATTAGACATTCAGGAGCAAAGTTTGCTGGGTAGCCAATCTCCTTTTTACTTATTACCCGTACTAGGTAATGATGAGATGATGCGAGGCTATTATAATGGCCGTTACCGTGACCGTAATTTGATTGCTGGGCAAACAGAACTACGTTACCGATTAAACGATAGGTTTGGTATAGTAGGCTTTGCCGGAACAGGTACTGTTTTTCACAATTCGTTCAGCTTTAATGACCTTAAACCTAATTACGGTGGTGGGCTACGCTACTTTTTTGATACAGAAAAGGGCCTCACCATGCGTTTTGATTATGGTTTCGGTGAGAAAAGGCCCGGCGAGGCAAGGCAAAGTGGTTTATATTTAAGCTTGGGTGAAGCATTTTAG
- a CDS encoding PAS domain S-box protein: MIIDRQPVPDNETARLKALQAYDILDTFPEEEYDAITRLASYICQVPLAFISFIDDKRQWFKSKVGLPVEEVPRADSFCRYTIMDDLMVEVPDASQNELFADSDFVTGAMGIRFYASAPLIDPDGYRLGSLCVFDPQPKALSHEQRDALQTLAREVISHLALRKQKKELEQNLKRHKEFYTLFNSSSEIHYIADETSKIELINNAVETILGYKPEQVIGHSLWEFVVDQNREQFATLIENGLLTQQAFELETCVVTHNQEIKCISWTAINRHGKWYASGRDITEQRKVQAQMEQLSLVASKVSNGVVITDANNKVIWINDAFENLTGYTLVDLSNRSMGELLKGDYTNPKINSRISELIKTQKSFEIEIKIQRKNGEFLWVSVMNSVILDKDGKPEKYIKIIIDITDRKNAEQELEVLSFASKKLPSGLVLRDKDSKIIWMNEALEDIIGYKLEELHNKPFGNILIGEQTDKAIYNKALQAYNEHKPYEIELQIHKKDGTPVWVLLSNSPFFNEEGQLERQVTVCVDISERKRIEDELTLLSMVASNTVSGVIINDSEGNVEWINNAFENITGYNLEAVKGQHLGDVLKGELTDCSIIESSRELSKKKQSFEIDLMIYRKDGQPLWISVINSVILDEQNQVKKYIEVIIDITAKKKAEMELITAKEGALQLSRAKDMFISVMSHEIRTPLNAVIGMSHLLMEDNPSDSQKENLSILKFSAENLMTLINDVLDFTKIETGNIELEKAPVDLRDLVRSIIASMQFKVQDKKIYLKESIDPVLPELVLGDRTRLVQILLNFISNAVKFTDKGGITIDLKVLEQTSKEVRVRFAVTDTGIGIAPNKINTIFESFKQAEADTTRKYGGTGLGLAISKRLVELHDSRINVDSVLGQGSTFWFTVTFTRVDQMAIDNNNATEMRLKIKTLVVDDNQINRLLINKVLKRWGAEADFAENGLQAIEMVERNRNYDVVLMDIHMPEMGGLEATQVIRSKEDAYFKNLPIIALTASMLNNQLNQIEEAGMNDFMLKPFDPKVLYDKLSRYQRQ; the protein is encoded by the coding sequence ATGATTATTGACCGGCAACCTGTTCCTGATAATGAAACAGCACGTTTAAAGGCACTTCAAGCTTATGATATTCTGGATACTTTTCCGGAAGAAGAGTATGATGCTATTACACGGCTGGCTTCTTATATCTGCCAGGTGCCGCTGGCTTTTATTAGCTTTATTGATGATAAGCGGCAGTGGTTTAAATCAAAAGTAGGTTTGCCGGTTGAAGAGGTGCCGCGTGCCGATTCGTTTTGCCGTTACACCATTATGGATGACCTGATGGTAGAAGTGCCAGATGCCAGTCAAAATGAGTTGTTTGCAGATAGCGATTTCGTAACCGGTGCAATGGGTATTCGTTTTTACGCCAGTGCACCGCTTATTGATCCGGATGGATACCGGCTTGGTTCGCTTTGTGTGTTTGATCCGCAGCCTAAAGCGCTTAGCCATGAGCAGCGTGATGCGCTGCAAACATTAGCCAGAGAAGTTATTTCGCATCTGGCTTTACGCAAGCAGAAAAAAGAACTGGAGCAGAACCTGAAACGCCATAAAGAGTTTTATACCCTTTTTAACAGTTCATCTGAAATTCATTACATCGCTGATGAAACTTCAAAAATTGAGCTGATTAATAATGCGGTTGAAACTATTTTAGGCTATAAGCCCGAGCAGGTAATAGGGCATTCTTTATGGGAGTTTGTGGTTGATCAGAACCGGGAACAATTTGCTACGCTTATTGAAAATGGATTACTTACACAGCAAGCTTTTGAATTAGAAACTTGTGTAGTAACTCATAATCAAGAGATAAAATGCATTAGCTGGACAGCTATTAACCGCCACGGTAAATGGTACGCCAGCGGTCGGGATATTACTGAACAGCGAAAAGTGCAGGCTCAAATGGAGCAGCTATCATTAGTAGCCAGCAAAGTGAGCAATGGTGTAGTTATTACCGATGCCAATAATAAAGTAATCTGGATTAACGATGCTTTCGAGAACTTAACCGGCTATACACTGGTCGATTTAAGTAACAGGAGTATGGGGGAGTTGCTTAAAGGTGATTATACCAATCCTAAAATCAATAGTCGCATAAGCGAGTTAATTAAAACGCAAAAATCCTTTGAGATCGAAATAAAGATTCAGCGTAAAAACGGTGAATTTCTTTGGGTGTCTGTCATGAACTCCGTTATACTGGATAAAGATGGCAAGCCAGAGAAGTATATCAAAATCATTATTGATATTACAGATCGTAAAAATGCCGAGCAGGAATTGGAGGTATTATCTTTTGCTTCCAAAAAGTTGCCAAGCGGACTGGTACTGCGAGATAAAGACAGCAAAATTATCTGGATGAATGAAGCCTTAGAAGATATTATAGGCTACAAACTGGAAGAACTACACAACAAACCTTTTGGAAACATTTTAATTGGCGAGCAAACAGATAAAGCTATTTATAATAAAGCATTGCAGGCTTACAATGAACATAAGCCTTACGAAATAGAACTTCAGATTCATAAAAAAGATGGTACCCCTGTTTGGGTGTTGCTATCTAACAGCCCATTCTTTAATGAAGAGGGCCAGCTAGAACGCCAGGTAACGGTATGTGTTGACATTAGTGAGCGGAAAAGAATAGAAGATGAATTAACTTTATTATCAATGGTGGCTAGTAACACCGTAAGTGGTGTGATAATCAACGATAGTGAAGGAAATGTAGAGTGGATTAATAATGCATTTGAAAATATAACCGGGTATAATTTGGAGGCTGTTAAAGGCCAGCATTTGGGTGATGTACTGAAGGGGGAACTTACTGATTGCTCAATTATTGAAAGCTCGCGAGAGCTTTCGAAAAAAAAGCAATCTTTTGAGATCGACTTGATGATATATCGTAAGGACGGGCAACCTCTCTGGATTTCTGTGATCAACTCGGTGATACTGGATGAGCAAAATCAGGTTAAAAAGTATATTGAAGTTATTATCGATATAACAGCCAAGAAAAAGGCCGAAATGGAGCTGATAACCGCTAAAGAAGGCGCTTTACAGCTAAGTCGGGCTAAGGATATGTTTATATCAGTAATGAGTCATGAAATTCGTACGCCACTGAACGCCGTAATTGGTATGTCGCATTTGCTGATGGAGGATAACCCGTCCGACTCGCAAAAAGAAAACCTAAGTATTCTTAAGTTTTCGGCCGAAAACTTAATGACGCTCATTAACGATGTACTTGATTTTACTAAAATCGAAACGGGTAACATTGAGCTGGAAAAAGCTCCGGTTGATTTGCGTGATTTAGTACGTAGTATTATAGCTTCCATGCAGTTCAAGGTGCAGGATAAGAAGATATACTTAAAGGAAAGTATTGATCCGGTCTTGCCAGAGTTGGTATTGGGTGATCGTACCCGATTGGTGCAGATATTGCTCAACTTTATAAGTAACGCAGTTAAATTTACTGACAAAGGAGGCATCACTATTGATCTAAAAGTGTTGGAGCAAACTTCAAAAGAGGTTCGTGTACGCTTTGCTGTTACCGATACAGGTATTGGTATTGCACCCAATAAAATCAATACCATATTCGAGTCCTTCAAACAGGCTGAAGCTGATACAACCCGTAAATACGGAGGTACTGGCTTAGGGCTTGCCATTAGCAAACGGTTGGTTGAACTGCATGACTCACGTATTAATGTAGATAGTGTACTAGGCCAAGGATCAACTTTTTGGTTTACTGTCACTTTTACCCGTGTAGATCAAATGGCTATAGACAATAATAATGCTACCGAAATGCGATTGAAAATCAAGACTTTGGTAGTAGATGATAATCAGATTAACCGTTTGCTGATTAATAAAGTATTAAAAAGATGGGGTGCTGAAGCTGATTTTGCTGAAAACGGTTTGCAAGCTATTGAAATGGTAGAACGCAACCGCAACTATGATGTGGTGCTCATGGATATTCATATGCCTGAAATGGGAGGCTTGGAGGCTACGCAGGTAATCCGTAGTAAAGAAGACGCTTACTTTAAAAACTTGCCAATCATTGCATTAACAGCATCCATGCTGAATAATCAATTGAACCAGATTGAAGAGGCCGGCATGAATGATTTTATGTTAAAGCCGTTTGATCCTAAAGTATTGTACGATAAGCTAAGCCGCTACCAGCGCCAATAA
- a CDS encoding serine hydroxymethyltransferase, translating to MKKDKLIFELLEDEQQRQEEGLELIASENFVSKQVMEAAGSAATNKYAEGLPGKRYYGGCQIVDEIETIAIERAKQLFNAEWVNVQPHSGAQANAAVMLACLQPGDKILGFDLSHGGHLTHGSAVNFSGKLYQPFFYGVKKETGLIDYDHLKAVALQEKPKLIICGASAYSRDWDYAFIRQVADEVGALVLADISHPAGLIARGLLTDPLPYCHIVTTTTHKTLRGPRGGMIMLGKDFDNPWGLKTPKGEVKKMSALLDAAVFPGTQGGPLEHIIAAKAVAFHEALSDGYMKYVLQVKLNAQAIAKALLSLGYEIVSGGTDNHLILIDLRNKNISGKAAENALVQADITVNKNMVPFDDKSPFVTSGIRIGTAAVTTRGMKEKEMEQIAQLIDEVVKNLEDEHSLKKIRKNVHALTEKFPLYK from the coding sequence ATGAAGAAAGATAAATTAATATTCGAACTACTGGAAGATGAGCAGCAGCGTCAGGAAGAAGGCCTGGAACTGATTGCATCAGAAAATTTTGTAAGCAAACAGGTAATGGAAGCCGCCGGATCGGCCGCTACCAACAAATACGCCGAAGGTTTGCCCGGTAAGCGTTATTACGGCGGTTGCCAGATTGTTGATGAAATTGAAACTATTGCCATTGAGCGTGCCAAGCAGTTATTCAATGCAGAGTGGGTGAATGTGCAGCCACACTCGGGTGCACAGGCCAATGCAGCCGTTATGCTGGCTTGCCTGCAACCCGGCGATAAGATTCTGGGTTTTGATTTATCGCACGGTGGCCATTTAACACATGGCTCGGCGGTTAATTTTTCAGGTAAGCTGTATCAGCCATTTTTTTACGGTGTTAAAAAAGAAACCGGCCTGATTGATTATGACCATTTGAAAGCAGTAGCCTTACAAGAGAAACCTAAACTGATTATTTGTGGTGCTTCGGCTTATTCACGTGATTGGGATTACGCCTTTATACGTCAGGTAGCTGATGAAGTAGGTGCACTAGTGCTGGCAGATATTTCACACCCGGCTGGCCTTATAGCACGTGGTTTATTAACTGATCCACTTCCTTACTGCCATATTGTAACTACAACCACTCACAAAACCCTGCGTGGCCCACGTGGCGGCATGATTATGTTGGGTAAAGATTTTGATAACCCTTGGGGCTTAAAAACACCTAAAGGCGAAGTGAAAAAAATGTCAGCATTGCTGGATGCTGCCGTATTTCCGGGTACACAAGGTGGTCCGTTAGAGCATATTATAGCAGCTAAAGCGGTTGCTTTTCATGAAGCACTTAGCGATGGTTACATGAAATATGTATTGCAGGTAAAACTGAATGCGCAGGCTATAGCTAAAGCATTACTAAGCTTAGGATATGAAATCGTTTCAGGCGGAACCGACAATCATTTAATATTGATTGATTTGCGCAACAAAAATATATCTGGTAAAGCTGCCGAAAATGCGTTGGTACAGGCTGATATTACGGTAAACAAAAATATGGTGCCTTTTGATGATAAATCGCCGTTTGTAACTTCAGGTATTCGTATTGGTACCGCAGCGGTAACCACCCGCGGTATGAAAGAGAAAGAAATGGAGCAAATTGCGCAGTTGATTGATGAAGTAGTAAAAAATCTGGAAGATGAACATTCTTTAAAAAAGATACGTAAAAACGTTCACGCGTTAACCGAAAAGTTTCCGTTGTACAAATAA